From the genome of Thauera chlorobenzoica:
GGACGAGCCGCTGAGGAGCGAGATCACCCCCAAGAACATCCTCATGATTGGCCCCACCGGCGTCGGCAAGACCGAGATCGCGCGCCGCCTCGCGCGCCTCGCCCATGCGCCCTTCATCAAGATCGAGGCGACCAAGTTCACCGAGGTCGGCTACGTCGGGCGCGACGTCGACACCATCATCCGCGACCTGATGGAAATCGCGGTCAAGGACGGCCGCGAGCGGGCGATGAAGGCGGTGCGCGACCGCGCGCTGGACGCCGCCGAAGACCGCGTCCTCGACGCCCTGCTGCCGCCGGCGCGCGCGGTCGGTTTCGATGCCGCGGCCGAACCGGCGCCGGATTCGTCCACCCGGCAGAAATTCCGCAAGAAGCTGCGCGAAGGCGAACTCGACGACAAGGACATCGAGATCGAGCTCGCTGCGCCCTCGATGCAGGCCGAGATCTTCGCCCCGCCGGGCATGGAGGAGCTCACCCAGCAGATCCAGGGCATGTTCCAGAACATCGGCGGGGGCAAGAAGAAGCAGCGCAAGCTCAAGATCCGCGAGGCCTTGAAGCTGCTCGCCGACGAAGAGGCCGCGCGCATGATCAACGACGAAGAGGTCAAGCTCGACGCGGTGCGCGCGGTCGAGCAGAACGGCATCGTGTTCCTCGACGAGGTCGACAAGATCGCCGCGCGCAGCGACGCCCACGGCGCCGACGTCTCCCGCCAGGGCGTGCAGCGCGACCTGCTGCCGCTGGTCGAAGGCACGACGATCTCGACCAAGTACGGCATGATCAAGACCGATCACATCCTGTTCATCGCCAGCGGCGCCTTCCATCTGGCCAAGCCTTCCGACCTCATCCCCGAGCTGCAGGGCCGCTTCCCGATCCGCGTCGAACTGGGCTCGCTGGCGGTGGAAGACTTCGAGCGCATCCTCACCAGCACCGACGCCTGCCTCACCCGCCAGTACCAGGCCCTGCTCGCCACCGACGGGGTGGCGCTCGAATTCACCGCCGACGGCATCCGCCGGCTGGCCGAGATCGCCTTCCAGGTCAACGAGAAGACCGAAAACATCGGCGCCCGCCGCCTGTACACGGTGATGGAAAAGCTCCTCGAGGAAATCTCGTTCGAAGCCGGCAAGAGCGCCGCCCTGGGCAAGGTCGTGATCGACGCCGGCTACGTGGACGGCCGCCTCGATCTGCTCGCCCAGCGCGAGGACCTGGCGCGCTACGTACTCTAAGCCGCGCGCGTTTCCGATTGCCGGGTCGGCCTGCGTGGCCGCCCCGGCTGCGTTTCCGCCCCGGAGCGGCCCCTGCCGAGCGCGACCCCATGCTGCTGCGAATCGTCTCCATCCTGTTCCCGCTGTTCGCGATCACCGCGCTCGGCTACTTCGTCGGTCGGCGCATGAAACCCGACCTGGCGCACGCCAACCAGCTCAACATGGACGTCTTCGTCCCCGCGCTGATCTTCGCTGCGCTTGCCGGCAAGACCTTCGAGCTTGGCGCCTACCTGCCGCTGATCGCCGCCACCGCGCTGGTGGTGGCGGGCTCGGGGGTGGCGGCGTGGGGGCTTGCGCGCGCCACCGGGATCGCGCCCAAGACGCTGGTGCCGCCGATCATGTTCAACAACTGCGGCAACCTCGGCCTGCCGCTCGCGGTGCTCGCCTTCGGCGACGCCGCGCTGGCGCCGATGGTGGTGATTTTCATGGTCTCCAACCTGGCGCATTTTTCCTTCGGCGCCTGGCTGCTCGACCACCGTGCGCGCCTGCACACGGTGTGGCGCGTGCCCTCGGTGTTCGCCACCTTCCTCGGGGTGGCGGTCAGCCTCAGCGGCTTCGAAGTGTGGCCGCCGCTGCTGATGGCGATCCGCATGCTGGGCGAGATCTCGATTCCGCTGATGCTGCTCGGCCTCGGCGTGCGCCTGGCCGACTCGCGCATCGGCGAAATCGGCATCGGCGTGCTCGGCGCGCTCGCCCGCCCGCTGATCGGGATGGCGCTGGCCTGGCTGGTGCTGCAGCTCATTGAGCTGCCCGCGCGCGAGCAGGCGATGCTGCTGGTGTTCGGCGCGCTGCCGCCGGCGGTGCTCAACTTCATGTTCGCCGAACGCTACCGCCAGGAGCCGGCCAAGGTCGCCTCGATGGTGTTGATCGGCAACCTCGCCGCGATCGCCTTCCTGCCCCTGGCGCTGGCCCTGGTGCTGGACTGAGCGACGCGGGCCGCGTTCAGCCCGGCGCGGCGGTGTCGTGCAGCGCCTGCAGCACCACCGCGCGCTCGATCGCATCGAGCGCCGCGGCCAGCTCCGCGGGGCTTTGCGCCGGCCGTGCCGGGTCCTGCAGGTGGCGCATCAGCTGCGGGGCGATGACGTGGCCGCGGCGCGCCGCCTGGCGCAGCCATTCGATGCCCGCGGCCTCGTCGGCGGCGATGCCGGTGCCGGCCAGGGTGCACCGCCCCAGCCAGTACAGCGCCTCGGCGTCGAGCTGGCGCGCGGCCTTCTCCAGCCACGCCAGCGCCGCCGTCACCCAGCCGTGTTCCAGCAGCAGCAGCGCCAGTTCGCACTGCGCCGCCGGCGCGCCGCGGTCGGCGTCGAGGATCATGCCGCGCGCTTCTGCTTCCAGGGGCAGCGGCGAGCGCGCCAGCACTTCGTCGAGCCGCACCCGGGTGGCTTCGCCGGCCGCGCCGTCCACCGCGCGCAGCGCGCCGCCCGCCAGCCGCCGCCATAGCGTGCGCTTGCTCAGGCCGGTGAGGGCGGCGGCGGTGTCGAGGCGGATGGCGTCCATGGCGGGGCGAGGCGGGGCGGGGGGACACAGTTTAGCGCGGCGCTGGCGCGCCCGCGCGGGGCGCTTGGCACGGGCGGGTGTGCCAGCCGCGCCGAAAACCGCCTCCGGCGGACGGTGGCGGGGGTGGCGCGGGGCTTGCTTTGGATAGGTCGAGGCGCAGGCCGCATCGCGGCCGGCGGCAGCAGTCTCACTGGGCACAACCCCTTCAAGGAGAAGGAAGATGAAGAAAATGCAACAGGGCTTCACCCTGATCGAACTGATGATCGTGGTGGCGATCATCGGGATTCTGGCGGCCGTGGCGCTGCCGGCGTATACCGATTACACGGTAAGAGCAAGAGTGTCGGAGGGGTTGGTAGTTTCGAGCGCTGCAAAAACAACGGTTTCTGAAAATCTTACTAATGGTGTCGCCGCTGCTAATTCGTGTAACGGCGTTACCGTTGGTCTTGTCGGAAAGACTACGATTAGTTGTTCTTCTGGCGTAATTACTGCTTCTGTTGCCGCGGATTCTAGTACAACTGTTGCTCTTACTCTCAGGCCAACATTGGTTACGACTGGTGCTGGTGGCGTCACATGGGCATGTACAACTGCTGACACAAACTTTAAATACGTTCCGGCAGAATGCCGTACAGCTACCCCGACGTAAAAATTGGTGGGAAGCAGGGGGTAGACCGGGAAATAGCGGACGGGCCCCA
Proteins encoded in this window:
- the hslU gene encoding ATP-dependent protease ATPase subunit HslU, with the protein product MTQMTPPEIVSELDKHIVGQDKAKKAVAIALRNRWRRAQVDEPLRSEITPKNILMIGPTGVGKTEIARRLARLAHAPFIKIEATKFTEVGYVGRDVDTIIRDLMEIAVKDGRERAMKAVRDRALDAAEDRVLDALLPPARAVGFDAAAEPAPDSSTRQKFRKKLREGELDDKDIEIELAAPSMQAEIFAPPGMEELTQQIQGMFQNIGGGKKKQRKLKIREALKLLADEEAARMINDEEVKLDAVRAVEQNGIVFLDEVDKIAARSDAHGADVSRQGVQRDLLPLVEGTTISTKYGMIKTDHILFIASGAFHLAKPSDLIPELQGRFPIRVELGSLAVEDFERILTSTDACLTRQYQALLATDGVALEFTADGIRRLAEIAFQVNEKTENIGARRLYTVMEKLLEEISFEAGKSAALGKVVIDAGYVDGRLDLLAQREDLARYVL
- a CDS encoding AEC family transporter, which translates into the protein MLLRIVSILFPLFAITALGYFVGRRMKPDLAHANQLNMDVFVPALIFAALAGKTFELGAYLPLIAATALVVAGSGVAAWGLARATGIAPKTLVPPIMFNNCGNLGLPLAVLAFGDAALAPMVVIFMVSNLAHFSFGAWLLDHRARLHTVWRVPSVFATFLGVAVSLSGFEVWPPLLMAIRMLGEISIPLMLLGLGVRLADSRIGEIGIGVLGALARPLIGMALAWLVLQLIELPAREQAMLLVFGALPPAVLNFMFAERYRQEPAKVASMVLIGNLAAIAFLPLALALVLD
- a CDS encoding SEL1-like repeat protein — protein: MDAIRLDTAAALTGLSKRTLWRRLAGGALRAVDGAAGEATRVRLDEVLARSPLPLEAEARGMILDADRGAPAAQCELALLLLEHGWVTAALAWLEKAARQLDAEALYWLGRCTLAGTGIAADEAAGIEWLRQAARRGHVIAPQLMRHLQDPARPAQSPAELAAALDAIERAVVLQALHDTAAPG
- a CDS encoding pilin, producing the protein MKKMQQGFTLIELMIVVAIIGILAAVALPAYTDYTVRARVSEGLVVSSAAKTTVSENLTNGVAAANSCNGVTVGLVGKTTISCSSGVITASVAADSSTTVALTLRPTLVTTGAGGVTWACTTADTNFKYVPAECRTATPT